A section of the Pirellulales bacterium genome encodes:
- a CDS encoding GNAT family N-acetyltransferase, whose translation MTRDIAFRSYDRSYYLSGLPALSASQFLLFEGLVDASNSGSLTLETMQNVALETMSDGLVTIRAPLPSDVPLIIAARDDEHRQWLGPGSNHPGPTACIVVKGETVGWVDYDHDREHDWLNGDEVNLGYFIFPSHRGRGFATRAVELLSAHLATATPYRTASVLIDPQNVRSLAVARRCGFKLVGKLKGGKLYSRRYLS comes from the coding sequence TTGACTCGCGATATCGCATTCCGATCTTACGATCGGAGCTATTACCTGTCGGGCCTACCGGCCCTGAGCGCATCGCAATTCCTGCTCTTTGAGGGCCTCGTTGACGCGAGCAATAGCGGCAGCTTAACTTTGGAAACTATGCAGAATGTCGCACTTGAAACGATGAGCGATGGTTTGGTAACCATTCGGGCGCCGCTGCCGAGCGACGTCCCGCTCATCATCGCCGCGCGAGATGACGAGCATCGTCAATGGCTCGGTCCTGGCTCGAACCATCCCGGTCCCACCGCTTGTATCGTTGTCAAGGGCGAGACGGTCGGCTGGGTCGACTACGACCACGACCGAGAGCACGACTGGCTGAACGGCGACGAGGTCAACCTCGGGTACTTCATCTTTCCCAGCCACCGCGGCAGGGGATTCGCCACGCGGGCGGTCGAGCTGCTCTCGGCGCATCTCGCGACTGCAACTCCCTACCGGACGGCGAGTGTGCTCATCGACCCTCAGAACGTTCGGTCCCTTGCTGTTGCTCGTCGTTGCGGCTTCAAACTCGTGGGAAAACTCAAAGGTGGCAAGCTCTACTCCCGGCGCTACCTTAGCTAG
- a CDS encoding 2OG-Fe(II) oxygenase, with protein sequence MNTKKQRDKIRRRANRMAQEAWDAAEDNHFDLAVRIIRRAVALNPANPVLWHDQGRLLLEIQQGEPAAQAFLAAIQLAPDFAEAYASLAAIRARQGKMEQAVTLGREAARHAPDSTRHKNALAGYEALLIDGCNAPEHADAGLPTDERGGQVELPIRDRWPELTGRIDSLNWPEIDGQLSARGVAHMPGLLPATDCEALRSMFGQDRRFAKTVAMNKSRFGKGVYRYFAHPIPQLVDAIRQLIYPYVSETANRWQSLLKNEERYPPTWSEFRDRCAAAGQTTPSPLLLSYETGGFNSLHQDIRGEVFFPIQLVVVLSPLASSVNDASGFTGGEFLLCDDCERHAIPAGLGDAILFCTCARLVRLGAGYGFQSVKHGLARIESGNRFAIGIPFHEFR encoded by the coding sequence ATGAACACCAAAAAACAACGAGACAAGATTCGACGACGCGCAAACCGCATGGCTCAAGAGGCTTGGGACGCGGCAGAAGATAACCATTTCGATCTGGCCGTCAGAATCATTCGGCGGGCGGTTGCACTTAATCCGGCAAATCCCGTGCTGTGGCACGATCAAGGAAGGCTACTGCTCGAAATACAACAGGGCGAACCGGCGGCTCAAGCGTTTCTGGCGGCGATCCAGTTGGCTCCCGATTTCGCGGAAGCGTATGCAAGCCTGGCGGCAATCCGCGCTCGCCAAGGGAAGATGGAGCAGGCCGTGACACTCGGGCGCGAAGCGGCTCGACACGCTCCGGATTCGACCCGCCACAAGAACGCGTTGGCCGGATACGAAGCGTTGCTGATTGACGGGTGCAACGCGCCGGAGCACGCTGACGCGGGACTTCCAACGGACGAGCGGGGTGGTCAGGTGGAACTGCCGATCCGCGACCGCTGGCCCGAGTTGACAGGTCGCATAGACAGCCTCAACTGGCCGGAAATCGACGGCCAACTCTCGGCCCGTGGCGTGGCTCACATGCCGGGCCTGCTCCCAGCGACAGATTGCGAAGCGCTCCGCTCGATGTTCGGCCAGGATCGACGGTTCGCCAAGACGGTCGCCATGAACAAGAGCCGCTTCGGAAAAGGCGTCTATCGTTACTTTGCGCACCCGATTCCACAGCTTGTCGACGCCATCCGACAGCTCATCTATCCATACGTTTCAGAAACTGCCAACCGATGGCAGTCGTTGCTAAAAAACGAAGAACGGTATCCGCCAACTTGGTCCGAGTTCCGCGATCGCTGCGCCGCGGCGGGACAAACCACTCCCTCGCCGTTGCTGCTGAGCTACGAAACCGGCGGCTTCAACTCGCTCCATCAAGACATCCGCGGCGAAGTGTTTTTCCCAATCCAACTCGTGGTGGTCCTAAGCCCGCTGGCTTCCTCCGTGAACGATGCAAGCGGATTCACTGGCGGCGAGTTCTTGCTGTGCGACGACTGCGAGCGCCACGCGATCCCGGCCGGGTTGGGCGACGCCATCTTGTTTTGCACTTGCGCACGGTTGGTGCGACTGGGCGCCGGCTACGGATTTCAATCGGTCAAGCATGGCCTAGCTCGCATCGAGTCCGGGAACCGCTTCGCGATCGGCATCCCGTTTCACGAATTCAGATGA